A region from the Vicia villosa cultivar HV-30 ecotype Madison, WI linkage group LG3, Vvil1.0, whole genome shotgun sequence genome encodes:
- the LOC131654796 gene encoding uncharacterized protein LOC131654796 — translation MLKQSPNRNMRTNGYKVKQGLKIFTLIAAAIWLLYQLKHSHETKVLGRKGFEFWMRNPYELMGGVKKRKSDIVMEEDNGLHNNIVDRDRVEEEEPGEIEDVVEEEDEEQNEVMEEDMMSLFEYQVEKDTQVTTERHKKETRVL, via the coding sequence ATGTTGAAGCAATCACCTAACAGAAACATGAGGACAAATGGCTACAAGGTTAAACAAGGTCTTAAAATATTTACTTTAATAGCTGCTGCCATTTGGTTGTTGTACCAACTCAAACACTCACATGAAACCAAAGTACTTGGAAGGAAAGGGTTTGAGTTTTGGATGAGAAACCCGTATGAGTTGATGGGTGGtgtgaaaaagagaaaaagtgatATTGTAATGGAAGAAGACAATGGTTTGCATAATAATATTGTCGATCGAGATCGAGTAGAAGAGGAAGAACCTGGGGAAATAGAGGATGTGgttgaagaagaagacgaagaacaAAATGAAGTGAtggaagaagatatgatgagctTATTTGAATATCAAGTTGAGAAAGACACACAAGTAACAACGGAAAGACATAAGAAAGAGACTCGTGTACTGTGA
- the LOC131654797 gene encoding ergosterol biosynthetic protein 28-like, with the protein MKALGWWLIVVGTLRLASVWFGFFDIWALRLAVFSQTSMTEVHGRTFGTWTLLTCTLCYICAFNLDNKPIYLATLLSFVYAFGHFLTEYLIYQTMAISNLTTVGIFAGTSIIWMLLQWNAHLKVRSKPSSRKH; encoded by the exons ATGAAGGCGTTAGGATGGTGGTTGATTGTGGTTGGGACGCTTCGATTAGCCTCCGTGTGGTTCGGTTTCTTCGACATTTGGGCACTTCGACTCGCCGTCTTCTCTCAAACTTCCA TGACTGAAGTTCATGGACGCACATTTGGAACTTGGACACTATTGACATGCACCCTCTGCTATATCTGTGCATTCAACCTTGATAATAAGCCTATTTACCTTGCTACTTTATTGTCATTTGTCTATGCGTTTGGTCATTTCTTGACCGAGTACCTAATTTATCAAACAATGGCaatttcaaatctcactaccgtAGGCATATTTGCAG GAACATCAATAATATGGATGCTATTGCAATGGAATGCACACCTGAAAGTTCGCTCGAAGCCTTCTAGTAGAAAGCATTAG
- the LOC131660127 gene encoding F-box/FBD/LRR-repeat protein At3g52680-like, which yields MAKRSINRKKDRISDLPDPILCHILSFLPTKLAVTTSILSKRWRPIWLSVPTLDLMETPPSHVIGSVLQSRDIKLPILLARHKYSYDEPKVLNQFILAATQRGVQTLELDMVGSSLEVESVSNILTCKTLTLLKLMCLVIIEDIPQISVSSIKTLNLDKIILMSEDRLSFFSVFPNLEELHAIDVFVVGGRYFIPQTEEMKAMNKCLPKLVRANVCNMELIPFFSFSRVLILNVEQTLRYVMVQVPIFNNLTRLELIFNFDESWMGERKWRWILKMLQHSPKLQHLIIHEKSVIGIDEKNWKDPPIIPECLSAQLKTCLFRQYRCTKPELQFAKYIMQNSKVLLTMTIQSSSSVNLKTKYQILQKLSECLRVCKLIFN from the exons ATGGCTAAGAGATCGATTAACAGAAAAAAGGATAGGATTAGCGATCTTCCTGATCCAATTCTGTGTCACATTCTCTCTTTTCTCCCAACCAAATTAGCAGTCACCACAAGCATTCTCTCAAAGAGGTGGAGACCAATATGGCTTTCTGTCCCCACTCTCGATCTCATGGAAACTCCCCCATCCCATGTTATAGGTTCAGTTTTGCAATCGCGAGACATCAAATTGCCTATACTATTAGCCCGGCACAAATATTCTTATGACGAACCCAAAGTTTTGAACCAATTTATTTTAGCAGCAACACAAAGAGGAGTTCAAACCCTAGAACTTGACATGGTGGGATCCTCTTTGGAGGTTGAATCAGTTTCTAACATACTCACTTGTAAGACTCTTACTCTTCTCAAGTTGATGTGCCTCGTGATTATAGAAGACATTCCTCAAATAAGTGTTTCTTCTATCAAAACTCTTAATTTGGATAAGATTATTCTTATGAGTGAAGATAGGCTCAGTTTTTTCTCAGTCTTTCCCAATCTAGAGGAATTGCATGCAATTGATGTATTTGTAGTTGGTGGGAGGTATTTTATTCCACAAACAGAGGAAATGAAAGCAATGAATAAGTGTTTGCCCAAATTGGTGAGGGCTAATGTTTGTAACATGGAACTTATTCCTTTCTTCTCCTTTTCCCGGGTACTCATTCTCAATGTCGAGCAG ACACTGCGCTATGTCATGGTCCAAGTCCCCATCTTTAACAATCTAACTCGATTGGAACTAATCTTTAACTTTGACGAAAGTTGGATGGGAGAGCGGAAGTGGAGGTGGATACTAAAAATGCTTCAACACAGTCCCAAACTTCAACATCTTATCATTCATGAG AAAAGTGTAATTGGAATAGATGAGAAGAATTGGAAGGACCCACCTATTATCCCGGAATGTCTTTCAGCTCAACTCAAAACTTGTTTGTTTAGGCAATATAGATGCACCAAGCCTGAACTTCAATTTGCAAAATATATAATGCAAAATTCAAAAGTATTACTTACCATGACAATTCAAAGCTCCTCTTCTGTAAATTTAAAAACAAAGTatcaaatattacaaaaattatctGAGTGTCTAAGGGTTTGTAAACTTATATTCAATTGA